The Desulforegula conservatrix Mb1Pa region GTCACATATTCTTCACGGGGAATCTCCCTCAGCATGCAGCGAACTTGTAAAAAAAGCATCAAAATCCTTAAATGAAGGCGGCCTTCTCATAATCCATGAATTCATTCTCGAAAATGACAGGACAGCACCTGTATTCCCTGCCCTTTTCTCTCTGAATATGCTGCTCGGAACAGAAGGCGGGCAGTCCTACAGTGTGGCAGAACTTCAAGATATGCTAAGAAATGCCGGAATCTCTGAAATTCGGCACATCAGACTTCCGGAACCAAACCCTTCGGGCATAGTGATTGGAATAAAACAATAAAATTTGACAAGGCCGCATAAAGTCCGATTACCGTCATTCCGGCGCAGGCCGGAATCCAAAAGTCTTTGAAATTACTGGATGCCGGATCAAGTCAGACATAACGACACCGCCCATTTTTGACTTTTTGCGAGACCATCAAATTTTGAACAGAAATAACCCATAAATAATAACATTTAGAAGCATTTTGGGGCTGGTAAATATGTACAAGGGTGAATGGTTCAATAGCATCAGCCACCTGGTTGGTGCAGCCTTATCTCTCATTGGACTGATATTGCTGGTTGTGCTGGCTGCTCATCAGGGTGATCCATGGAGGATAGTCAGCTTCAGTATATATGGAATCTCTCTTTTATTGCTTTATACCTTTTCAGCCATTTACCACAGCCTGCGTGAAGGAAAGGCTAAAAATGTTTTCCGCAAATTTGATCATCTTGCAATTTATCTCCTGATTGCTGGCACATATACTCCCTTTACCCTAGTTACTCTTCGAGGTGTCTGGGGCTGGGCAATCTTTGGCGGAGTCTGGTCTTTGGCAATTCTCGGAATTGTTCTGGATTCTCTGCCCCAAAAAGGAGTAAGAGTCCTGCCTGTTTTCATTTACATAATAATGGGCTGGCTGATTATTTTTGCCTTGAGGCCATTATTGCAGGTTTTGCCTCTAATGGGTTTTGTCTGGCTTCTCTTAGGCGGGCTTTTTTACACGTTTGGAATAGTTTTTTACGCACTGGATGAAAAGATAAGGCATTTTCATGGAATCTGGCATTTGTTCGTACTGGCTGGAAGCCTCAGCCATTATTTTTCAGTCGTCTTTTATGTATTGTAATCCCTTACTTAATATAATTTTGACAAGATCGCAAAAAGGCATCAGCGTCATGCCAGACTTGATCCGGCATCTTTGCACTTTCAGATATTTCTTGATTCCGGCTTGCGCCGGAATAACGTTAATCGGACTTCTTGCGACGTTGTCAGCATTTAACTGGAACATAACTTTTCAAAAATAGTTTTCCTGATAACGGATATCAAGGAGCTTCGAAAGATTTTTTTGACTCAACAACTCATATTTTGAACGAATTAACAATCTTGTTCAGCTCTTCAGCCATTTTTTTAAGTTCTGTCGCACTTGTATTAACTTTCTGGCTTCCGGACGACATTTCACCTGCGGATGTGTTCACCATGCCAATGTCTTTTGCTATCATTTTTATAACACTCGCTCCTTGAACGACATTATGGCTCACAGCCTGAAGACCATGGAATGCCTGTCCCACATTGCTTGCTATCTCTTTTGTGGCAGCTGTCTGCTCTTCAATTGAAGTTGCTATTGTTGAAATAATTTCATCTATTTCGGTTATTACCTTTGACACGATCTCAATTTCTGAGACTGTTTCCCCGGTTGTTTTCTGAATTCCGTCAATACGGCTTCTTATGTCCCTTGTAGCTTCGGCTGTCTGGCGGGCGAGTTCCTTTATTTCATTGGCGACAACAGCAAATCCTTTGCCGGCCTCGCCTGCCCTTGCCGCTTCTATTGTGGCATTCAAAGCAAGAAGATTTGTCTGTTCAGATATTTCGTTAATTGTTTCAGTAACCTTGCTGATATCTTTTGCCGCATCCCCAAGAGCGTCCATTTTTTTAGAAGCGTTGACGGATTTCATAACAGCCGATTCTGAAATGCTCCGGGCTTTTTCAGAATTCTTGGCTATTTCGTTGATTGTCGAAGTCATTTCCTCTGCTGCCGTAGCCACAATATTTATATTTGAAGTGGCCTCTTCAGAAGCATTAGCGACAGAATTTATGCTTACTCCTGTTTCTTCAGCCGCAGCTGCAACAGTTGCTGATTTTTCAGAGGTGTTTTTTGATGTCAAAGCAAGCTCGCCAGCTATTTTTAGCAGCCCGTCCGATGCGTGATTGACCAGACTCGTGCTTTTTGACACATCCGCAATTATATTTTTGAGATTTTCAATGAACAGATTAAACCATTTTGCCATTTCACCGACTTCATCGTTTGTTTTGACTCTAATTCTTTTTGTAAGATCACCTTCACCCTGGGCAATATCTTTCAGCATTTCAGTAGCTGTAACTATAGGTGAAGCAATTGAGCCAGAAATCCAGGCCGCAAGACTTATAAAAATCAAAAAAACTATTACTGAAACAGCTATCATGATTTTAAGCATTGCATAAAAATCGTGCATGAGTTCATCTTTTGGAATGAGTCCCATGAATTTCCAGCCAAGCTCTGGTGAGGTGTAAATCCCAGCTATCCATTTTTCACCCTTTATTTCGAACTCGACCCTGTCAGTTGCCAATCCTAATTTTTTCATTCCTTCGTCACCTAACTCTCCAAGTTTCTTGAAAAGAGTATCTCTATCCTTTGGATTGGCCAAAATCGTGCCGTCATTCTGAACGAGCATCACATATCCACTTTCTCCCATTTTGATTTTGTCGACTATATCAGTGAGACCTTTCAGAGAGATATCAATTCCGGTCATACCAATAAGCTTCGAATCCTTTTTTGATTTTATAGGCGAAACTATTGAGATTGTTACGTCTCCTGTCGTTGAAAGATAAGCATCTGAAAGTGTGGTCTTTGCTCCGGTCTGAATTGCCTTTGTATACCACGGCCTTTTCCGTGGATCGTATCCAGCCGGCATTTCAGACTCCAAGGATGAAATAAAACCTCCGATTTCGGTACCCATGAAAACTTCGACATATCCTGGATGTGCGGCATCCACACTTGCAAGTACCTTATTGATTTTTGCAGTCACCCCGCCAATTGACGCATAATTATCCTTTATTTTTTCAGTGCTTTTGGAGTAATTAGGAAGAGTATCGTCAGCTTCCTGCATAACGTCATGATCTGCAAGCCTGATGACATTGTATCCGGCTTCCTGAAAAAATATGTTGATTGCCGCATTAACCTGCCTTAGCTCGTTCTGTGTTGAAAGGATGAATCTATCCGTGGATTTTTGAAGTATACTATAGCCAAGAAAAACGCACATAAGGGCAACCGGAACAATAATTGATGCTGAAAATGCCATTACAAGTTTTGTTTTGATGGATAGTTTCATGCTTCTCACCTTTGATTATGTCCTAAAAAAGAACGTTTCTTGATATGTCACTTGATTAAAAAAGCAGGGCCAGTGCATTTCTTGTTATTGCTTGATGATTGCTCTGGAGTTTTTTGTTGGGGAGTAAGGAAAAAATCA contains the following coding sequences:
- the trhA gene encoding PAQR family membrane homeostasis protein TrhA; this translates as MYKGEWFNSISHLVGAALSLIGLILLVVLAAHQGDPWRIVSFSIYGISLLLLYTFSAIYHSLREGKAKNVFRKFDHLAIYLLIAGTYTPFTLVTLRGVWGWAIFGGVWSLAILGIVLDSLPQKGVRVLPVFIYIIMGWLIIFALRPLLQVLPLMGFVWLLLGGLFYTFGIVFYALDEKIRHFHGIWHLFVLAGSLSHYFSVVFYVL
- a CDS encoding methyl-accepting chemotaxis protein, with protein sequence MKLSIKTKLVMAFSASIIVPVALMCVFLGYSILQKSTDRFILSTQNELRQVNAAINIFFQEAGYNVIRLADHDVMQEADDTLPNYSKSTEKIKDNYASIGGVTAKINKVLASVDAAHPGYVEVFMGTEIGGFISSLESEMPAGYDPRKRPWYTKAIQTGAKTTLSDAYLSTTGDVTISIVSPIKSKKDSKLIGMTGIDISLKGLTDIVDKIKMGESGYVMLVQNDGTILANPKDRDTLFKKLGELGDEGMKKLGLATDRVEFEIKGEKWIAGIYTSPELGWKFMGLIPKDELMHDFYAMLKIMIAVSVIVFLIFISLAAWISGSIASPIVTATEMLKDIAQGEGDLTKRIRVKTNDEVGEMAKWFNLFIENLKNIIADVSKSTSLVNHASDGLLKIAGELALTSKNTSEKSATVAAAAEETGVSINSVANASEEATSNINIVATAAEEMTSTINEIAKNSEKARSISESAVMKSVNASKKMDALGDAAKDISKVTETINEISEQTNLLALNATIEAARAGEAGKGFAVVANEIKELARQTAEATRDIRSRIDGIQKTTGETVSEIEIVSKVITEIDEIISTIATSIEEQTAATKEIASNVGQAFHGLQAVSHNVVQGASVIKMIAKDIGMVNTSAGEMSSGSQKVNTSATELKKMAEELNKIVNSFKI